A single Arachidicoccus sp. BS20 DNA region contains:
- a CDS encoding homoserine dehydrogenase: MSTKELVIGMFGFGVVGEGLYKILQQTPSLNARIKKACIKHPGKKRNAPEELFTTDRYELLNDEEINVIVEVIDDSVAAYEIVTTALKNGKAVVSASKKMIAENLASLLALQKETGLPFLCEAAACASIPVIRNLEEYYDNDLLHSIRAIVNGSTNFILTKMFDDKLDFQDALLLAQQLGYAESDPTLDVEGFDAVNKWVILLNHAYGIVTTIDNILFSGIQNIQLSDAKIAQEKGWNIKLVAHAKTLLNGKISAYVLPQFVKNDGLLSFVKNEFNGVVIESGFADRQFFYGKGAGSLATGSAVMSDISALRYGYKYEYKKLYHHKPKELTEDFYVRVYISFDEVNKIRREEFEWIEEWHAGLERSYLIGVIHFSKLREDDWWKAPGVSLILTVDGIIEEIDSRNAKKRSLELAGIV, from the coding sequence ATGAGTACTAAAGAATTAGTTATAGGAATGTTCGGCTTCGGCGTTGTGGGCGAAGGTTTGTATAAAATTTTGCAGCAAACGCCATCGCTCAATGCGCGGATAAAAAAAGCCTGCATCAAGCATCCGGGAAAAAAGCGCAACGCGCCGGAAGAACTGTTTACGACGGATAGATATGAGTTGTTGAACGATGAAGAAATCAACGTAATTGTTGAAGTGATTGACGATTCGGTGGCGGCTTATGAAATTGTAACAACTGCTTTGAAAAATGGCAAAGCCGTTGTGAGCGCCAGCAAAAAAATGATTGCAGAAAATCTTGCATCACTGCTCGCTTTACAGAAAGAAACCGGACTGCCTTTTCTTTGCGAAGCCGCAGCCTGCGCGTCTATTCCCGTGATTCGCAACCTGGAAGAATATTACGATAATGATTTACTTCATTCCATTCGTGCGATTGTAAATGGCTCGACAAATTTCATCTTAACGAAAATGTTTGATGATAAGCTCGACTTTCAGGATGCGCTGTTATTGGCGCAGCAACTTGGTTATGCAGAGAGTGACCCGACGCTCGATGTGGAAGGTTTTGATGCCGTAAACAAATGGGTAATTTTATTAAATCACGCTTACGGCATTGTTACCACTATCGATAATATTTTGTTTTCCGGTATTCAGAATATCCAGTTGAGCGATGCGAAAATTGCACAGGAAAAAGGCTGGAACATAAAATTGGTGGCGCACGCCAAAACTTTATTAAACGGAAAAATATCGGCGTATGTGTTGCCGCAGTTTGTAAAAAATGACGGCTTATTATCTTTCGTGAAAAATGAATTTAACGGCGTTGTTATCGAAAGCGGTTTCGCCGACCGGCAATTTTTTTACGGCAAAGGCGCCGGAAGTTTGGCAACAGGTTCGGCTGTAATGAGCGATATATCGGCATTGCGCTACGGTTATAAATATGAATACAAAAAACTGTATCATCACAAACCGAAAGAACTGACGGAAGATTTTTATGTGCGCGTGTACATTAGTTTTGATGAAGTTAATAAAATACGCAGGGAAGAATTTGAATGGATTGAAGAATGGCACGCGGGATTGGAACGCAGCTATTTAATCGGTGTAATTCATTTTTCAAAACTAAGGGAAGACGATTGGTGGAAAGCGCCGGGCGTTTCTTTGATTCTTACGGTAGATGGTATTATCGAAGAAATTGATTCCCGTAATGCAAAAAAGCGAAGTCTTGAACTGGCGGGAATTGTGTAA
- a CDS encoding pepsin/retropepsin-like aspartic protease family protein, protein MIGKEDYFKARDIYLTNKNDLSKFHRAVIEANLDYSFNKPKSSNEKVGIVMKYYNDFNQLADSIQTLLYYIKMDNYVRLYQYSDAENVAEEIEKNYAGFIAKDSAKAVSLKDKLSMFHVLSNTPKQEITIKNNDSIQLIKDAVGLKNLKITQGINSDYFVFDTGAGFSTVPETTAKKYKMHILESLMNVGTATGKSIKAHIAVCDELNIENIEVKNAIFLVVADSALAFPQINYRIQGIIGFPIIEALKEIQIMNDDKLIIPKRQTTWNAPSNLALSNLSLRISINDSAYIFDTGASSTWLSKKYYDANKTTIDAHYKQETFMQGGAGNIDTSKGYLIDFVTTINNKKITVPNVNVLIRETTSDDDDNNTYGRIGQDFIHQFNKTTINFDKMFIKFDN, encoded by the coding sequence TTGATTGGTAAGGAAGATTATTTTAAAGCAAGAGATATTTATCTTACCAATAAAAATGATTTATCAAAGTTTCATCGGGCAGTTATAGAAGCTAATCTTGATTATAGTTTTAATAAGCCAAAGTCGTCGAATGAGAAGGTTGGAATTGTAATGAAATATTATAATGATTTCAATCAGTTGGCAGATTCTATTCAGACGCTTCTCTACTATATTAAAATGGACAATTATGTTCGCTTATATCAATATTCAGATGCAGAAAATGTTGCAGAAGAAATAGAGAAAAACTATGCCGGTTTTATAGCAAAAGATTCTGCAAAAGCTGTTTCCCTGAAAGATAAGTTGAGTATGTTTCATGTATTGAGCAATACGCCAAAACAGGAAATTACTATTAAAAACAATGATTCTATTCAGCTGATAAAAGATGCAGTAGGACTGAAAAATTTAAAGATTACGCAAGGCATTAATTCCGATTATTTTGTTTTTGACACGGGCGCGGGCTTTTCCACTGTTCCTGAAACAACGGCGAAAAAATATAAGATGCACATCTTAGAAAGCTTAATGAATGTGGGCACGGCAACGGGAAAATCAATCAAAGCACACATTGCCGTTTGCGACGAATTGAACATCGAAAACATTGAAGTCAAAAATGCAATTTTTCTTGTAGTTGCCGATTCGGCTTTAGCTTTTCCTCAAATTAATTATCGCATACAAGGCATCATTGGATTTCCCATAATTGAAGCGTTGAAGGAAATTCAAATCATGAATGATGATAAACTTATTATTCCTAAGCGACAAACGACATGGAATGCTCCATCAAATTTAGCCTTAAGCAATCTTTCATTAAGAATTTCAATCAACGATTCTGCATATATTTTTGATACAGGGGCTTCATCAACCTGGTTAAGTAAAAAATATTATGATGCCAATAAAACAACCATCGACGCACATTACAAGCAAGAAACATTCATGCAAGGCGGCGCGGGCAATATAGATACATCCAAAGGATATTTGATTGATTTTGTTACTACAATCAATAATAAAAAAATTACTGTTCCAAATGTGAATGTTTTAATCAGGGAAACAACTTCCGACGATGATGACAATAATACATACGGAAGAATCGGTCAGGACTTCATTCATCAGTTTAATAAAACGACTATCAATTTCGACAAGATGTTTATAAAATTCGACAATTAA
- a CDS encoding homoserine O-acetyltransferase family protein, giving the protein MHQAIYNHNEEFVLESGEKIPAFRLQYTTYGKLNSAKTNVVWTFHALTANSEAADWWSGIIGEGKVFDPEKYYIICANIPGSAYGSLSPLDINPKTNEKYYHDFPVFSMRDVVRTFQHLRNYLGIEKIAVGIGGSLGGMQLLEWAIEQPDVFEKIIPISTSAKTSPWAAALNASQRMSIEADCTWKEKKDDAGISGLKVARSIALLSYRDYNAYNATQQGFSEQTKDLSIDKKITRAETYQKYQGEKLAKRFNAFSYYFITRTMDTHDVGRGRISVENALGKIAANTLVMGISTDILFPPEEQELIAKHIPDAEVRIINSLYGHDGFLLEFDTIEKIIRDFIFRK; this is encoded by the coding sequence GTGCATCAGGCAATTTACAATCACAATGAAGAATTTGTGCTGGAAAGCGGCGAAAAAATTCCCGCTTTCCGGTTGCAATATACCACTTACGGAAAATTAAATTCCGCTAAAACCAACGTGGTGTGGACGTTTCACGCGCTCACTGCAAACAGTGAAGCGGCAGATTGGTGGAGCGGAATCATCGGCGAAGGAAAGGTTTTCGACCCGGAAAAATATTATATCATTTGCGCCAATATTCCCGGCAGCGCGTATGGAAGTTTGTCGCCGCTGGACATTAATCCAAAGACAAATGAAAAATATTATCACGATTTTCCGGTGTTCTCGATGCGCGACGTAGTGCGTACATTTCAGCATCTAAGAAATTATCTTGGCATAGAAAAAATTGCCGTTGGCATCGGCGGTTCGCTTGGCGGAATGCAGTTGCTCGAATGGGCGATTGAGCAACCCGATGTTTTTGAAAAAATTATTCCGATTAGCACAAGTGCAAAAACTTCGCCGTGGGCGGCGGCGTTAAATGCTTCGCAACGCATGAGCATCGAAGCAGACTGTACATGGAAAGAGAAAAAAGATGATGCGGGCATCAGTGGTTTGAAAGTGGCACGCTCTATTGCACTGCTTTCTTATCGAGATTACAACGCCTACAACGCAACGCAGCAGGGCTTTTCGGAGCAAACGAAAGATTTGTCTATTGATAAAAAAATTACCCGCGCGGAGACGTATCAAAAATACCAGGGCGAAAAACTGGCGAAGCGTTTCAATGCATTCAGCTATTATTTTATCACAAGAACAATGGACACGCACGATGTGGGACGCGGCAGAATTTCTGTTGAAAACGCTTTGGGTAAAATCGCAGCAAACACGCTTGTGATGGGCATTTCAACGGATATTTTGTTTCCGCCGGAAGAACAAGAATTGATTGCAAAACATATTCCGGATGCAGAAGTGCGCATAATCAATTCGTTGTATGGACACGATGGTTTTTTATTAGAGTTTGATACGATTGAAAAAATTATAAGAGATTTTATCTTTAGAAAATAA
- a CDS encoding OmpA family protein, which yields MKNLKLSFVAILSGAVMLSSCSVYNNATRAERGTAIGAGGGAVAGGVIGKISGNTALGAIIGAAVGGGAGYIIGKKMDKQAEDIKTEVPNAKVERVEEGIVVEFSSKVLFGFDSYSLTDASKNTLNDLITVLNKYPQTNLEVQGHTDSTGTEAYNMDLSVKRATSVANYLKQSGIDASRLTVKGYGEADPKYDNGTQDGREQNRRVEFLITANQQMKDDAAQEAKQQGQQ from the coding sequence ATGAAAAACCTAAAATTATCTTTTGTCGCCATCCTTTCCGGAGCAGTTATGTTATCATCCTGCAGCGTTTATAACAATGCTACGCGCGCAGAACGCGGCACAGCCATTGGCGCGGGCGGCGGCGCTGTTGCAGGCGGCGTTATCGGAAAAATATCGGGCAATACAGCACTTGGTGCAATCATCGGCGCGGCAGTAGGCGGCGGCGCTGGTTATATTATCGGCAAAAAAATGGATAAACAAGCCGAAGACATCAAAACAGAAGTTCCTAATGCAAAAGTTGAACGCGTGGAAGAAGGAATTGTGGTAGAATTTTCGAGTAAAGTATTATTTGGTTTTGATTCGTACAGCCTTACGGATGCTTCTAAAAACACACTGAACGATTTGATTACGGTATTGAATAAATATCCGCAAACCAATCTCGAAGTCCAGGGGCATACTGACAGTACAGGAACGGAAGCATACAACATGGATTTGTCAGTTAAACGTGCAACATCAGTTGCCAATTATTTAAAGCAAAGCGGCATCGATGCTTCACGCCTGACTGTAAAAGGCTATGGCGAAGCCGACCCGAAATATGACAACGGGACACAGGATGGTCGTGAACAAAACAGAAGAGTTGAATTCCTGATTACAGCCAATCAGCAAATGAAAGACGATGCTGCACAAGAGGCAAAACAGCAGGGGCAGCAGTAA
- a CDS encoding CBS domain-containing protein has protein sequence MLCKEITTSNFPLLHPEDKVSDVLQQSHHTGILYFPVANDEELIGVLPLNEITEMPVNTSIAELQHIFIKISVPENEHFISALKILELTDSNILPVIDNEHKYLGVITQTSLLDALAILLDVENNNGGLIVLEMSKIEYSFSEISRIVESTDANILQLNSYFDVKTELFIVTIRVSRNNVSEIVNALQRHDYHIAYFVGEELYENEIKRNYDALMNYLNI, from the coding sequence ATGCTTTGCAAAGAAATTACAACGTCAAACTTTCCTTTGCTTCATCCCGAAGACAAGGTAAGCGACGTTTTGCAGCAAAGCCATCATACAGGTATTTTATATTTTCCCGTTGCAAATGATGAAGAGCTTATCGGTGTTTTACCGTTGAACGAAATCACTGAAATGCCCGTAAACACAAGCATTGCGGAGTTGCAGCATATATTCATCAAAATATCCGTTCCTGAAAACGAACATTTTATTTCTGCACTTAAAATCCTGGAACTTACGGACAGCAATATTTTGCCGGTTATTGACAACGAGCACAAATATCTCGGCGTTATCACACAAACATCTTTGCTGGATGCGCTTGCAATTCTCCTTGATGTTGAAAATAATAACGGCGGACTGATTGTATTGGAAATGTCGAAAATAGAATATTCATTTTCTGAAATTTCACGCATTGTAGAATCGACTGATGCGAACATTTTACAACTCAATTCTTATTTTGATGTAAAAACAGAACTGTTCATTGTAACCATTCGTGTCAGCCGCAATAATGTTTCCGAAATAGTGAATGCCCTTCAACGGCACGATTATCATATTGCATATTTCGTGGGCGAAGAATTATACGAAAATGAAATAAAACGCAATTATGATGCGTTAATGAATTACTTAAACATATAA
- a CDS encoding alpha/beta fold hydrolase has translation MSYEIKQLDKFHYIDEGEGETLVLFHGLFGALSNFADLIEYFRKTHRVVVPILPLLDLDLLNTTVGGLQKYVNKFFEKLDLKNIHLLGNSLGGHVALVQILKHPERIKTLILTGSSGLFESAMGDTYPKRGDRAYIRKKTEDTFYDPRIATEELVDEVFEITNNRLKVIKIIALAKSAIRHNLGEELKEIKQPTLLIWGKNDIVTPPFVAEEFHKLIPNSELYFIDKCGHAPMMEVPGEFNVILGEFLEKHKQ, from the coding sequence ATGAGTTACGAAATAAAACAGTTAGATAAATTTCACTATATAGATGAAGGCGAAGGCGAAACATTAGTGTTGTTTCACGGATTGTTTGGAGCGCTTAGCAACTTCGCCGATTTAATAGAGTATTTTAGGAAAACGCATCGGGTAGTTGTACCGATATTGCCATTGCTCGATTTGGATTTATTAAATACAACGGTTGGCGGTTTGCAGAAATACGTGAACAAATTTTTCGAAAAATTAGATTTGAAAAATATTCATCTGCTAGGCAATTCACTTGGCGGACACGTAGCTTTGGTACAGATATTAAAGCATCCCGAAAGAATTAAAACCCTGATTCTCACAGGTAGTTCGGGACTTTTTGAAAGTGCAATGGGCGATACTTATCCCAAGCGCGGCGACAGAGCCTATATCCGTAAAAAAACCGAAGATACTTTTTATGACCCCAGGATTGCAACCGAAGAATTGGTGGACGAAGTATTTGAAATCACGAACAACAGGTTGAAAGTTATTAAAATTATCGCGCTTGCAAAAAGCGCCATCCGCCACAACCTCGGCGAAGAACTGAAAGAAATTAAACAACCCACGTTGTTGATTTGGGGAAAAAACGATATTGTAACGCCGCCGTTTGTCGCAGAAGAATTTCATAAATTGATTCCTAATTCGGAACTTTACTTTATCGACAAATGCGGACACGCACCCATGATGGAAGTTCCCGGCGAGTTCAATGTGATACTTGGCGAATTTTTGGAAAAACACAAACAATAA
- a CDS encoding CvpA family protein → MIDIITIILLALAIFKGYRQGVILAVFSFLAIIVGLAAAMKLSVIVAGYLNANGIQGKWLSFISFLLVLVIAVLLVRLAARLIQRLLETVLMGWANRLAGIALYAFLYLTIFSVVLFYVEKIELIKPETLNKSLSYPFIKNLGPWLIDNFGKIIPWFKNMFTDLGNFFGNLATGISK, encoded by the coding sequence ATGATAGACATTATCACAATTATTCTGCTGGCGCTGGCAATATTTAAAGGTTACAGGCAAGGCGTTATACTTGCCGTATTTTCTTTTCTTGCCATCATCGTCGGCTTGGCTGCGGCAATGAAATTGTCTGTCATAGTCGCAGGTTATTTAAACGCCAACGGCATTCAAGGAAAATGGCTCTCGTTCATTTCGTTTTTATTGGTATTGGTCATTGCAGTATTATTGGTCAGACTCGCAGCGCGGCTCATTCAGCGATTGCTGGAAACTGTTTTAATGGGCTGGGCAAACAGGCTCGCAGGAATCGCGTTGTATGCATTCCTTTATTTAACCATATTCAGCGTAGTGCTGTTTTATGTTGAAAAAATTGAATTGATAAAACCCGAAACGCTAAACAAATCGCTCAGTTATCCGTTTATAAAGAACTTAGGTCCTTGGCTGATTGATAATTTCGGGAAGATAATTCCCTGGTTCAAAAATATGTTTACCGACCTTGGGAATTTCTTCGGAAACTTGGCAACCGGTATTTCCAAATAG
- a CDS encoding GatB/YqeY domain-containing protein, protein MSLEQEIMTRMKDAMKSKDEDTLRGLRAIKAEIIKAKTEPGAGGEVSAEGELKLLQRLVKQRKDSLEIFEKQNREDLAQKERAEIAVIEQFLPKQLSEEEIRAAVQSIIAQVGATSPADMGKVMGAATKEFAGKADGKIVAGIVKELLSK, encoded by the coding sequence ATGAGCTTAGAACAAGAAATCATGACGCGCATGAAAGATGCGATGAAATCAAAAGACGAAGATACTTTGCGCGGCTTGCGCGCTATCAAGGCAGAAATTATTAAAGCGAAAACCGAACCCGGTGCAGGCGGAGAAGTTTCTGCCGAAGGCGAATTAAAACTATTACAACGCTTAGTAAAACAACGCAAAGATTCTCTGGAAATTTTTGAAAAGCAAAACCGCGAAGACCTTGCGCAAAAAGAACGCGCTGAGATTGCCGTGATAGAACAGTTTCTCCCCAAACAATTGAGTGAAGAAGAAATTCGCGCTGCGGTGCAAAGTATTATTGCGCAGGTTGGTGCAACTTCGCCTGCGGACATGGGCAAAGTAATGGGCGCAGCTACCAAAGAATTTGCGGGCAAAGCCGATGGCAAAATTGTAGCCGGCATCGTGAAAGAACTTTTAAGCAAGTAA
- the gldC gene encoding gliding motility protein GldC: MAKSSIHIDIELDKDKVPENISWSATDGSEDAQKAKAMLVAFWDGADKSALRIDLWTKEMMVDEMADFFYQIFSTMGDTFKRATNQQVLVDDIKNFAKDFYQKFREIQMKENKLG; this comes from the coding sequence ATGGCAAAATCATCTATTCATATAGATATTGAATTAGACAAAGACAAAGTTCCCGAAAATATTTCGTGGAGCGCAACCGACGGAAGCGAAGACGCGCAAAAAGCTAAAGCAATGCTCGTGGCATTCTGGGATGGCGCAGATAAAAGCGCATTGCGCATCGACCTGTGGACAAAAGAAATGATGGTGGATGAAATGGCAGATTTTTTTTACCAGATTTTTTCTACAATGGGCGATACGTTTAAACGCGCAACCAACCAGCAAGTGTTGGTGGACGATATTAAAAATTTCGCCAAGGATTTTTACCAGAAATTCAGAGAAATTCAGATGAAAGAAAATAAATTAGGCTAA
- a CDS encoding DinB family protein, whose product MPRPQQNEYPPYFERYISLVEGESIAEVISKYNDEQLNYVDALPNDKANFAYAENKWTVKEAVQHISDTERVFAYRILAMSRGEMQTLTGFDQNIYAQNSNVLRRSFDDVKEEFKAVRYATNILLRSLSEEQLLRVGNVADYKVSAKAFAFNIYGHFIHHQHILKEKYSL is encoded by the coding sequence ATGCCGCGTCCTCAACAAAACGAATATCCGCCTTATTTTGAAAGATATATTTCTTTGGTAGAAGGCGAAAGCATTGCAGAAGTCATCAGCAAGTACAACGATGAACAATTAAATTATGTTGATGCCTTGCCGAACGATAAAGCTAATTTTGCTTACGCGGAAAATAAATGGACAGTCAAAGAAGCGGTGCAACACATCAGCGATACGGAACGTGTTTTTGCTTACCGAATTCTTGCCATGTCGCGCGGCGAAATGCAGACACTGACAGGATTTGACCAAAATATTTATGCGCAAAATTCCAATGTGCTTCGTCGTTCTTTTGATGATGTGAAAGAAGAATTTAAAGCCGTGCGCTACGCAACAAATATTTTGCTTCGTTCGTTAAGCGAAGAACAATTGTTGCGCGTGGGAAATGTTGCGGATTACAAAGTGAGTGCAAAAGCTTTTGCTTTCAACATTTACGGACATTTTATTCATCATCAGCATATTTTAAAAGAAAAATATAGTCTTTAA
- the rpoN gene encoding RNA polymerase factor sigma-54, which translates to MALSQGLQQKLLQKLSPQQIQLMKLLQIPTANLEERIKEELEENPALEEFKEDLHSDSENPVDEFDSSDDEDFELDGSEEQYDNIDISEYVSEGDDEIADYKLRDDGYGEQEERQTLPFKVETSLHENLVNQLGMLSLDERQYTIAEQIIGSIDDDGYLRREITSIVNDLAFRQNIETSEEEVESLIQQVQQFDPAGICARDLRECLLLQLQRPLEASNENVQNAIVILKKYFDEFIKKHYEKIQRSLSISEEQLKEAIQVIIRLNPKPGGALEEVNKAASYIIPDFFITNQNGILELSLNSKNAPDLRISEGYRDMLKEYDRGSKKDKRQKEAVLFIKQKIDSAKWFIDMIKQRQHTLYSTMHAIMTYQEEFFLTGDETTLKPMILKDIAEKIELDISTVSRVANSKFVQTEFGTYRLKFFFSESLSTDSGEEVSTREVKKILTDVIEAEDKTKPLSDERLTEILQEKGYNIARRTVAKYREQLNVPVARLRKQL; encoded by the coding sequence ATGGCTTTAAGTCAGGGGCTTCAACAAAAATTATTACAGAAATTATCGCCGCAGCAAATTCAGTTGATGAAATTGTTGCAGATACCGACTGCAAATCTGGAAGAACGAATTAAGGAAGAACTGGAAGAAAATCCTGCATTGGAAGAGTTTAAAGAAGACTTGCATAGCGATAGTGAAAATCCGGTAGATGAATTTGACTCTTCCGACGACGAAGACTTTGAACTTGACGGCAGTGAAGAACAATACGATAATATTGATATTTCGGAATATGTAAGTGAAGGCGACGATGAAATTGCCGATTATAAATTGCGCGACGACGGTTATGGCGAGCAGGAAGAACGGCAAACATTGCCTTTCAAAGTAGAAACAAGTTTGCATGAAAATCTGGTAAACCAACTTGGTATGTTGTCGCTCGATGAAAGACAATACACCATTGCGGAGCAGATTATCGGCAGTATTGATGATGATGGATATTTGCGCCGCGAAATCACTTCCATTGTGAATGATTTGGCTTTCCGTCAAAATATTGAAACTTCAGAAGAAGAAGTGGAATCGTTGATTCAGCAAGTGCAGCAGTTTGATCCGGCGGGCATTTGTGCAAGAGATTTGCGCGAATGTTTGTTGCTGCAATTGCAGCGACCTTTGGAAGCATCGAATGAAAATGTGCAGAATGCGATTGTGATTTTGAAAAAATATTTCGATGAATTTATCAAAAAACATTACGAGAAAATTCAGCGTTCATTATCCATTTCAGAAGAACAACTGAAAGAGGCAATACAAGTTATCATTCGCCTGAATCCAAAGCCCGGCGGCGCTTTGGAAGAAGTGAACAAAGCTGCGAGCTACATTATCCCCGACTTTTTTATTACCAACCAAAACGGGATTTTGGAGTTGTCGCTCAACTCTAAAAATGCACCCGATTTGCGCATCAGCGAAGGATATCGCGATATGCTGAAAGAATACGATAGAGGCAGTAAAAAAGATAAGCGGCAGAAAGAAGCAGTATTGTTCATCAAGCAAAAAATAGACTCTGCAAAATGGTTTATCGACATGATAAAACAAAGGCAGCATACTTTGTACAGCACGATGCACGCTATTATGACTTATCAGGAAGAATTCTTTTTGACCGGCGATGAAACTACTTTAAAGCCGATGATTCTGAAAGACATTGCAGAAAAAATAGAACTGGATATTTCTACGGTAAGCCGTGTGGCAAACAGCAAATTTGTGCAAACGGAATTCGGCACTTATCGTTTAAAATTTTTCTTCAGTGAATCGTTAAGTACAGACAGCGGCGAAGAAGTAAGCACCCGCGAAGTGAAGAAAATTCTGACGGACGTAATTGAAGCAGAAGATAAAACAAAACCTTTGAGCGATGAACGCTTAACGGAAATTTTGCAGGAAAAAGGTTACAACATTGCACGAAGAACTGTGGCAAAATATCGTGAACAATTGAACGTGCCTGTGGCGCGGTTAAGGAAACAATTATAA
- a CDS encoding OmpA family protein encodes MKTMNILKYLLAIAILIITSSVTRAQLLKKLKKVVKDAAEQTVQDKTAEKTQETTSKAMDGVFAMPGKIKIHNKKDKRHLSGSGDNNADNTTAYSVSASESSFAALSKYDFVPGEKIVAMEDFSQDAVGDFPAKWNTNASGEIMQVEGSDDHWLALTTKGASTPEFVADIPENATIEFDLAVTPKYSYYSSPLFISIINNKSKNDFANWSYPAAARKTSGVLFSLHPQDAGNVSLGRSAIQTFENKEKVMGNEKKNLECFSKEQNVVHVALWRQKQRLRVYVDETKLWDLPRAFAENINYNSLVFGHNGSEKGEFYLISNIRLAIGEPDTRNKLITEGKFTTTGIHFATGSAEIMTESYGVLKEIANVLKENSSVNIQIIGHTDNVGNAAANQQLSEQRAASVKTYLNAQFGIDNARMTTSGKGDTQPVADNNTTEGRAQNRRVEFIKM; translated from the coding sequence ATGAAAACGATGAATATCCTGAAATACTTATTGGCAATTGCTATACTTATTATTACTTCTTCAGTTACCCGGGCACAACTGCTTAAAAAATTAAAAAAAGTGGTCAAGGATGCTGCCGAGCAAACCGTACAAGATAAAACTGCCGAGAAAACGCAGGAAACAACGAGTAAGGCAATGGACGGCGTATTTGCCATGCCGGGTAAAATAAAAATTCACAATAAAAAAGATAAACGCCATCTCTCCGGCAGCGGCGATAACAATGCGGACAATACAACGGCGTATTCCGTTTCTGCAAGCGAATCTTCTTTCGCCGCTTTATCCAAATACGATTTTGTGCCGGGCGAAAAAATTGTGGCTATGGAAGATTTTTCGCAGGATGCTGTGGGCGATTTCCCCGCCAAATGGAACACCAATGCTTCGGGCGAAATCATGCAGGTAGAAGGCAGCGACGACCATTGGCTGGCGCTGACCACCAAGGGTGCCTCTACACCGGAATTCGTTGCGGATATTCCTGAAAATGCCACCATTGAATTTGACCTTGCCGTAACGCCGAAATATAGTTATTACTCATCGCCTTTATTTATATCAATCATAAACAATAAAAGTAAAAATGATTTTGCCAACTGGTCATATCCGGCAGCAGCACGAAAAACATCGGGCGTACTATTTTCCTTACATCCGCAAGATGCAGGAAATGTAAGTTTGGGCAGGTCTGCCATTCAGACATTTGAAAACAAAGAAAAAGTAATGGGAAATGAGAAGAAAAATCTTGAATGTTTCAGCAAAGAACAAAATGTAGTACACGTGGCACTTTGGCGGCAAAAGCAAAGGTTAAGGGTGTATGTAGATGAAACAAAACTTTGGGACCTGCCGCGTGCTTTTGCCGAAAATATTAATTATAACTCACTCGTCTTTGGACACAATGGAAGCGAAAAAGGAGAATTTTATCTCATCAGCAATATCCGCTTGGCGATAGGCGAACCCGACACAAGAAACAAACTGATTACCGAAGGAAAGTTTACCACCACAGGTATTCATTTTGCCACAGGCTCGGCAGAAATTATGACGGAATCTTATGGCGTACTGAAAGAAATAGCCAATGTATTGAAAGAAAATTCATCCGTTAATATTCAAATAATCGGGCACACGGATAATGTGGGAAATGCCGCAGCTAATCAGCAATTATCAGAACAAAGGGCTGCTTCGGTAAAAACATATCTGAATGCACAATTCGGGATAGATAATGCCCGTATGACTACAAGCGGCAAAGGCGATACACAACCTGTTGCAGATAATAACACTACTGAAGGCAGGGCGCAAAACCGCAGAGTAGAATTTATAAAAATGTAA